AAGCCGGTCGAGCCCCGACAGTCCGCGCCGCGCCAGCGCCTCCGCCAGATCGGTCCAGGCCGGCCGGACGTTACCCGCGGCATCGACGAACTCGTCGTACCCGAGACCGGGGCCGCCGCGCGGATCGAACAGCGCCGCCTGCGCGCGGCCGGTGCGATACCGGGTCAGCAGCCCGTCGACGTCAAGGCGGGTGAACTCTGCACGGGAGGGGGCGGCCGACGAAGGGACCGGCAAGCTGCACCTCCTCGGATCGGTGGGCACGCAGCCAGCGCGCCCGAACCATTCTGTCGCAAGCCGGTGCCGCCGGCGCGCCTCGGCCACCGGCGACCTCGGCGCCCCGGCACGCCAATCTGAACCGGTTGGTAAGGTTATGCAATCAGGAGCTCGTCGGTGTCGGAAGGTTGGTGGATCGCAGATGCGGGAAGTGATGGTCGTCGGGGTGGGCATGACATCCTTTGGCAAACATCGGGACCGAGGCCTGGCCGGCCTCGCCACGGAGGCACTCGAGGAGGCACTGACCGACGCCGGCCTGCGCGACGGGGAGCAGTCGGTCGGAATGGCCTACTTCAGCAACGTGCTGGCCGGCGTCCTGGTGGGCCAGGAGTCCAACCGGGGCCAGCACGCGCTGCGCGACTCCGCCCTGCGCGGCGTCCCCCTGATCAACGTCGAGAACGCGTGCGCCTCCGGCGCGACCGCACTCAACCAGGCCTGGCTGTCCGTGGCCTCCGGCCAGGTCGACGTTGCCGTGGCGGTGGGAGCAGAGAAGCTGCACATCGCGGACAAATCCAAGGCGCTGGGCGCCCTGACCACCGCGCTGGACCAGGAACGGCTGGACGAGATCCAGGCCGAACTCGGTGGCGCCGGCTCCGGTTCGGTGTTCATGGACATCTACGCGCGCTTCGCCACCTGGTACATGGAGCGCACCGGAGCCACTCGCGAGGACTTCGCCCGAGTCGCCGTCAAGAACTCGCAGCACGGCGCGGCGAATCCCAAGGCGCAGTATGGCGGCGGGTTGACCTTGTCGGATGTGCTGACCGGACGGCCGGTCAGCGGACCGCTGACCGTGCCGATGTGCGCGCCGATGAGCGATGGCGCCGCGGCGGTGGTGGTTGCCGGCCGCGATGTCGCACGACGGCGTCCGGCGGCGCCGGTTCGCATCCTGGCCAGCATCGTCGGGTCCGGCCGCCCGGGGGTCTACGGCGAACTGGTGCCCGGCGTCGCCCGGCGCGCCTTCGACGCCGCCGGCATCGAGCCGGACGACGTCGACGTCGTCGAGTGCCACGACGCCGCGGCACCGGCCGAGCTGATCGTGCTCGAAGAACTGGGCCTGTGCGCACCCGGCGGCGCCCTCGATCTGCTGCGTACGGGCCAGACCCGGATCGGCGGCCGGCTACCGGTGAATCCGAGCGGCGGGCTGCAATCGAAGGGGCACCCACTGGGGGCGACCGGCCTGGCTCAGATCGTCGAGCTCACCGAGCAGCTGCGCGGCACAGCGGGCGATCGACAAGTGGCGGGCGCCCGAATCGCGCTCGCCGAGAACGCAGGCGGCTACCTCGGCCCGGATGCCGCCGCGGCCACCGTGACGATCCTGGGCAGATAGCCCAAAGCATCCCGGCGCACTCGGTCGGCGGGGTAAACTCCACTTTTATTCTAACTAACTGGTAAGGTTTTGAATTGAGCGCAGAGGCTAGAGGGGACGGTGCTGTGGTCGGCCAACTCGCGGGTCAGGTTGCGATCGTGATGGGGGCCGGTCGCGGCATCGGAGCCGCCATCGCCCAACGGTTTTCGCGCGAAGGCGCCACGGTGGTGGTGGCCGACGTTTCCGAGCGCGCCGCGAACGCCTGCGCCGACAGGATCGGGTCCTCGGCCCAACCGGTGCGCTGCGACGTCGCGGACGAGGACGACGTCGCGGCCGCCCTCGCCGCCGCGGTCGCCCGGACCGGCGGCCTCGACATCGTGATCAACAACGCCGCGTTGGGTTCGTCGACACCCATGGCCGACACGTCCCGCGCCGAATGGGACCGAGTGCTCGGCATCACCCTCAACGGCACCTTCCACACCATCAAGCACGCCGTCCCCCATCTGCGCCGCAGGGGCGGAGGCGCGATCGTCAACATCTCCTCGATCGCGGGCCGCCACGCCATGCCCTCGATGGCGGCCTACAGCGCGGCCAAGGCCGGCGTCGACGCACTGACCCGCACCGCAGCGGTGGAACTGCGCGCGGACAACATCAGGGTCAACGCCATCGTGCCGGGCATGATCCGCACGACCGCCGCCATCGGAGCCTCTGCAGCGCTGTCCGGCGCGCTCGGGATGCCGGTCGAAGACTTCATCACCCGTCGCCAACAGCGCTGGGGGGAGCCGGACGAAGTCGCTGCGGTGGCAACCCATCTCGCCGGGCCCGACGCCTCGTTCACCACCGGGATGTTCTATCTGCTCGACAACGCCTCGTCGTTGTTGCCCTGACCGACGCACCCATCACCACCCAGGAGGAACCACCACGATGCCTACCACGGCCGACAACACGTTCGTCGAATCACTGCGGGCGTTCGCCCAGAAGGAATGCGGCTCCGCCGAGCAGCGCAGGAAGCTCCGCGGCGACGGTTCCCTCACCCACAATCCGGAGCTGTACGCCAAGCTCGCCGACTTGGGCTGGATCGGAGCCTCGATACCGGTCGCGTACGGCGGCGGTGGCGGCAAGCCCAGCGACGCGTGCCGACTCGTCGAGGAGATGGCCTACGGGCAGGCACCGTTGTTCGGCCTGGGCGTGAGCCTGGTCAGCGCCACCATGGTCGAACGATTCGGCACCGAGGCGCAGAAGGCGGACATCCTCGGCGGCGTGTGCCGCGGGGATGTCCTCGCCACCGCGATCAGCGAACCGGGTGCCGGGTCGGACCCCGGTTCGATGATCTGCCGCGCCGAACGGCGGGGCGACTCGTACGTCATCAACGGCCAGAAGACCTGGATCTCGTGTGCGCACATCGCCACCCGCATCCTGGTGATGTGCCGGACCGACACCAGCGGGGACAAGCACGACGGCATCACGATGTTCGACGTGCCGGCCGATGCCGCCGGGCTGACCATCCGCACCATCCCGAGTCTGGGCGGTGACGAGGTCAACGATGTCTTCTTCGACGATGTCGTCGTGGGCGCCGACCGCGTGATCGGCACCGAAGGCCGCGCCTGGCACCAGATCATGCGTGGCCTCAACACCGACCGGCTGATGTGTGGGGCGATGTTCCTCGGCCGCGCCCGACGCACCTTCGAGGATTCCGTCGAATACCTGCGGCAGCGCGAGCAGTTCGGGCGTCCCATCGGCAGCTTCCAGGCGCTGCGGCACCGGATCGCGGATCTGGCGACAGAACTCGAATGCTGTCGGCTGCTCGTCGACGACCTGGCGCGGAAACTCGACGACGACCCGGACCGACAAGTTCCGCGGGAGGCATCGATGGTCAAACTCAAGGTCACCGAAACCGCCAAACGCCTTGCCGTCGAGGGCATGCAGTTCCTGGGCGGCGCCGGCTACACCCTCGACCACGATATGGAACGCCACCTGCGCGAGAGCATCATCGGCACCGTCTACGCCGGCACCAGTGAGGTACAGCGCGAGATCATCGGAAGGTCCTACGGGCTGTGAACACCGCTACCCCCGCCCCCCAGATTCGTTACGAACAACCGAGCCCGGGCGTCGCCCGAATCGTGCTGGCCCGCCCCGACAAACGCAACGCGCAGGACCGCGCGATGCTGCATGAACTCGACGACGCCTACCTGCGGGCCGTCGGAGACGACTCCGTCCGGGTCATCATCCTCGCCGCGGATGGGCCGGACTTCTCGGCCGGTCACGATCTGCGCGTCGACACTGCCTACGACATGACCGACGTCAGGCCGCGCACCCTCACCGGTGGATTCGCCGCGCCGGGCGCCGAGGGTTGGTACGCCACCGAGGCCGAACTGTTTCTCGGCCTGTGTCTGCGCTGGCGCGACATTCCCCGCCCCACCATCGCCCAGGTACACGGCCGGGTGATCGGCGGCGGGCTGGAACTGATCTGGCCATGCGACCTGATCATCGCCGCCGACGACACGGTCTTCCACGACCCGATCAGCGCCTTCGGCTGCGCGGTCGCCGAATACTTCGTTCACCCTTGGGAACTCGGGCATCGCCGGGCCAAGGAGATGCTGTTCACCGGCGAACCCATCGACGCGTTCGACGCCGAGGCACTGGGCATGGTCAACCGCGTGGTGCCCAAAGCCGATCTCGAGGCCGAGACGCTGGCGCTCGCCGAACGCATCGCCGACCGCCCCAGCTTCGGTCTGCGGTTGGCCAAGCGCGCCGTCAACAACGCGCTCGATCTGCAGGGGCAGCGAGCGGCGGTGGAATGGGCCTTCGATGCCCACCATCTGGCGCATTCGCACAACCGCGAGCGCTACGACAACCTCGTCGACCCCGCCGGCGCGGACCTGATCCGCGCCGAGGCCCGCAGCCGCCGGACCCGGCCCCGGGCCGCCTATCTGACCAACCCGACGGCGAACGCCGATCCAATCGAGGAGGACCACGTGCAACGGCAATACACGACGATCGTCGAGGGCGGCGACTACTTCGAGGGTGCGCGCTGGCGGGACGGCCGCTGGTACGTGTCCGACGCGTTGAAGGGAGTGGTCTGCGCCTTCGACGAATCCGGGCAGCGCGAGGATCTGATGCACGTCGACGCGCTATGTTCGGGCCTGGGCTGGCTGCCGGACGGCACCCTGCTGGTGGTGTCCATGAAGGATCGGACCTTGCTCGCGCGCAGTGCCGATGGCGCAGTTCGCCGGCATGCGGATCTCTCCGGGTTGTCCCCGAACTGGATCAACGACATGTACGTCGACTCGGTGGGCCGCGCCTGGGTGGGCACGATCGGGTTCGCGATCCACGAGGGCGAGACACCCCGCCCCGGCGAGCTGTTCCGGGTGGATCCGGACGGGACCGCGACCGTGGCCGCGACCGACCTGTGGTGCCCCAACGGCGTCGTCGTCACCTCCGACGGCAGCACCCTGATCGTCGCAGAGTCCTTCGCCGCCAGGCTCACGGCATTCTCCATCGGAGCGGACGGCAGCCTCGGAGATCGACGTGTCTTCGCCCAATTCGGACCGGCACCGGAACTGGCCGGGCCCGCGGAGATGATCGCGGCCACCGAGCTCGCCCCCGACGGGATGACGATCGATTCGCAAGACCACGTGTGGGTCGCCGATGCGAATCATCAACGTTGCGTAAGGGTCTCCCCCACCGGTGCCGTCGTCGACGAGGTCGCCCACCCCGACGGCGTCAACGTCTACACCTGCGCTCTGGGCGGGGCCGACGGCCGCCAACTGCTGCTGGCCGCGGCCGACGGATTCTTCGAGGCCATTCAGGGTGTGGGTGGAACCGCAGCGTTGCTGTCCACGCCCGTCGATGTTCCCGCCTGACCCGAGCCCGACAGGACTATTGATGACCAACACCGAAACCTCCCACCAGGGTGCCGACTCCGAAGTTCGCTACGAAGTTCGTCACGGCGCCGCCTGGATCACGCTCAACCGGCCCGCGGCCCGCAACGCGCTCTCGCACGGGTTGCTCAATGGGATCAGCGCCGGACTCACCACAGCCGCCGCCGATCCCGCCGTCCGCGCCGTCGTGATCGGCGCAGCCGGTAGCGCATTCTGCGCCGGCGCCGACCTCAAGCGAGTCGGCGCGATGGACGATCACGACAACGTGGTGGGCTTCCTGAAAGCAGCTGCGGCACTGTTCGATCAGGTTGCCGAGCATCCGCAGCCGGTCATTGCCGCGGTGCAGGGCATCGCGGTCGCCGGCGGATTGGAACTGGTGCTCGCCTGCGATCTCGTGGTCGCCACCACCGACGCGGTCTTCAGCGACGGCCATGCCCGCTACGGGCTGTTCCCCGCCGCCGGCGGCGCCACCCGGCTCCCCCGGAAGATCGGCGCCAACCGGGCCAAACAACTACTGTTCACCGCGGAAAGCTGGACCGCGCAACGGATGTACGAGGCCGGCCTGGTCACCGAGGTGGTCCCCGCCGACGGGTTGGTGGACTGTGTCGCCGCCATCGTCGGACGGATCTCTCGACACAGTCCACTGGGCATCACCGGGATGAAACGCCTCGTCGACGACGGTTCCGACCGGCCGTTGGCCGATGCGCTCGCGCTGGAATTGGCAGCGTGCACCGAGTACGCGAAGAGTGCCGACTTCGCCGAAGGGTTGCGCGCCTTCGGCGAGCGCCGCGAGCCGAAGTTCGTCGGGGCGTAGCGCATGAAGATCGAGAACAAGGTCGTGATGGTCGTCGGCGGTGCGTCGGGGCTCGGCCGCGCGGTGTGCGCCGAGTTCGCCGCGGCCGGTGGTCGCGTCGCGGTGGTCGACCGGGACGGCGAGGCGGCGCGGCATGTCGCCGGGACCCTGCCCGATGCCCTGGCAGTGCAGGCGGACATCACCGCCGCTGCCCCGATGGAGCAGTCCCTGGACGCGGTGTTGGAGGCATTCGGGGCTTTGCACATCAACGTCAACACAGCCGGGGTGGTGACCGCAGCCAAGCTGGTGTCCAGAGGCCGGGCGGCCGAACTGGACGCATTCGAGCGCACCGTGGGCGTCAACCTGATCGGAACGTTCAACGCGATGCGCGTGAGCGCGGCCGCGATGCTGCGTAACGAACCAGAGAACGGTGAGCGCGGCGTGATCGTCAACACCGCCTCCGGTGCGGCCTTCGAGGGGCAGAGTGGGCAGGCGGCCTACAGCGCGAGCAAGGCGGGCGTCGTCGGCCTCACGCTGCCGGTCGCCCGCGACCTGGCGGGCACCGGCATCCGGATCAACGCCGTCGCTCCCGGCCTGTTCGACACCCCGATGTCGGCCGGGTTGCCCGATCCCGTCCGCGCCGGCCTGCTGGAATCGGTGTTGGAACCGAAACGCCTCGGCCGACCGAACGAATTCGCCCGGCTGGTGCGCCACCTGGTGGAGAACGAGTATCTCAACGGCGAATGCGTTCGCCTCGACGCGGCGACACGCCTGTTACCCCGATGAGCAACCCGGCCACTACAGTTATCTTTACCGACAGGGATGGAATGCGCCCCTGCGCAGCGGGAGGGAGGCCGGATGGCACGCCGACGCGTCACCTCCGTGCAGGAGTTGGTCAACGCTGCGGCGCGGGTGTTCGAACGGGTCGGTTATGTCGATGCGACCATCGCGGACATCGCCGCGGAGGCCGGGGTCAGCAAGCCCACCGTGTACCAGTACGTCGATTCCAAACGCTGGCTACTGGAGACCATCGTCGAGCAGGTCATCTACCCGCTCCGACACAACATCGAGCAGATTCTCACCAGCGATGACCCCGCCCGAGACAAGCTGGTCGCGTTCATCCGCGTGCACGTCGAATCGGCAGTCACGTATCGGACGTACTACGCAGTCCTCACCGCCGACCAGCATCAACTCTCGCCGCAGGCGTTGCGCAACTACCTGTCCTGGGCGCGGGACGTCAACCATGCCACCGAGAAGCTGCTGCACGAATGTATCGAAGCCGGCGTCATCCGCGACGATCTGGACATCGGCACCTCGGCGCACCTGCTCAACGGGATGCTGTCGTCGATTGCCCGCTGGTTCCACAGTGCCGGGCGCCTCACCGCCGATGATCTCGTGGACCAGGTGCTCGGCATGCTCAGCGGTTACATCATCGCCCCAGCCTGATCACAGCCCGAAGCCCGGGCAATCTGACCAACAAGTAACCATTCGTGTGCAGTCGGTTGCCCGAGCCGGGCACTGCTGCGCGCGCGCTTCACATCGAATTCCGCCCGCGAGTAGCAGTCAGGAGACCTGCCGTGACGACCCCCGCTGAGGTACTACGCCGAAACGCGACGACAGCGGCCGACAAGGCCGCCGTCCGCTTCGAGGGCCGGACCCAAAGCCACGGTGAACTATACGACCGAGCCAAGCGCCTCGCGAATGCGCTACGCGCGCAAGGGATCACCAAAGGCGACCGGGTCGCGGTGGCCGCGGACAATTGCTTCGAGACGATGGAGATCGTCGCCGGGTTGACGTTGGGCGGGTACGTCCGTTGCCCGCTCTACACCCACGACGGGCCGGAGCGGCACCGCTATCTGCTCGAACTCACCGAACCCACCGCGATCATCCTGCAGGACAAGTACTTCGATGCGCTGGCGCCGGTACTGGCCGAGTTCCCGGCCACGCGCGCCGTCGTGGTCCTGGGCGGCGAAGCCGCTGCACCCGCCCTGGATTACGCAACCATGATGAGCGCCGCGAGCGACGCCGAGCCCGACGTCGAGATCTCGCTCGATGACGCGCACCAGATCCGGTTCTCCGCGGGCACCACCGGCTTACCCAAGGGCATCCTCCACACTCTCGGAGCGTGGATGGCCGCGGGCGACGAGGTCCTCGCCGACGTGTCACCGCCGCTGTCCGACCGGGATTGCTATCTGGCGGCGAGTCCGCTGACGCACGCGGCCACCGTCCCGGTATGGCCGATCCTCGCCGCGGGCGGAACCATCGTGGTGATGCCCAACTTCGACGCGGGTAGGTTCCTGCAGTTGGTGGCCGAAGAGCGCGTCACGGTGACGTTGCTGGTAGCCACCATGGTGCAGATGATCACCACCCACCCAGAGGCCACGGCGCATGACCTTTCCAGCCTGCGGGCGATCTTCTATGGCGCATCGCCGATTCCCGAAACCACTCTGATCGCCGCATTGCGGCTGTGGGGCAACGTGATGTACCAGAGTTATGGGCAGAGCGAGGCCATCCCGGTGGCGGCCTTGCTGCCCGAACATCACGTCGTCGACGGGACACCCGAAGAGCGCCGGCGCCTGCGTTCGGCGGGCAAGGCCACACCGAATTCCGGGATCCGGATCGTCGACGAGGACGACAACATCCTGCCGCCCGGTGAGGTGGGCGAGATCG
This DNA window, taken from Mycolicibacterium sp. MU0050, encodes the following:
- a CDS encoding class I adenylate-forming enzyme family protein; its protein translation is MTTPAEVLRRNATTAADKAAVRFEGRTQSHGELYDRAKRLANALRAQGITKGDRVAVAADNCFETMEIVAGLTLGGYVRCPLYTHDGPERHRYLLELTEPTAIILQDKYFDALAPVLAEFPATRAVVVLGGEAAAPALDYATMMSAASDAEPDVEISLDDAHQIRFSAGTTGLPKGILHTLGAWMAAGDEVLADVSPPLSDRDCYLAASPLTHAATVPVWPILAAGGTIVVMPNFDAGRFLQLVAEERVTVTLLVATMVQMITTHPEATAHDLSSLRAIFYGASPIPETTLIAALRLWGNVMYQSYGQSEAIPVAALLPEHHVVDGTPEERRRLRSAGKATPNSGIRIVDEDDNILPPGEVGEIVVRSPGRMKEIWRAPDVTAQRLTEDGWVRTRDMGWLDEDQFLYLADRKEDLIISGGYNIWPAELENALAEHPAVREAAVVGIPHEKWVETPHADVVLEDGWAGTVSAQDLIEWTRERLGSVKKITSVEFVELLPRTPIGKVLRREIRDRYR
- a CDS encoding SDR family NAD(P)-dependent oxidoreductase: MSAEARGDGAVVGQLAGQVAIVMGAGRGIGAAIAQRFSREGATVVVADVSERAANACADRIGSSAQPVRCDVADEDDVAAALAAAVARTGGLDIVINNAALGSSTPMADTSRAEWDRVLGITLNGTFHTIKHAVPHLRRRGGGAIVNISSIAGRHAMPSMAAYSAAKAGVDALTRTAAVELRADNIRVNAIVPGMIRTTAAIGASAALSGALGMPVEDFITRRQQRWGEPDEVAAVATHLAGPDASFTTGMFYLLDNASSLLP
- a CDS encoding acyl-CoA dehydrogenase family protein, which translates into the protein MPTTADNTFVESLRAFAQKECGSAEQRRKLRGDGSLTHNPELYAKLADLGWIGASIPVAYGGGGGKPSDACRLVEEMAYGQAPLFGLGVSLVSATMVERFGTEAQKADILGGVCRGDVLATAISEPGAGSDPGSMICRAERRGDSYVINGQKTWISCAHIATRILVMCRTDTSGDKHDGITMFDVPADAAGLTIRTIPSLGGDEVNDVFFDDVVVGADRVIGTEGRAWHQIMRGLNTDRLMCGAMFLGRARRTFEDSVEYLRQREQFGRPIGSFQALRHRIADLATELECCRLLVDDLARKLDDDPDRQVPREASMVKLKVTETAKRLAVEGMQFLGGAGYTLDHDMERHLRESIIGTVYAGTSEVQREIIGRSYGL
- a CDS encoding enoyl-CoA hydratase: MNTATPAPQIRYEQPSPGVARIVLARPDKRNAQDRAMLHELDDAYLRAVGDDSVRVIILAADGPDFSAGHDLRVDTAYDMTDVRPRTLTGGFAAPGAEGWYATEAELFLGLCLRWRDIPRPTIAQVHGRVIGGGLELIWPCDLIIAADDTVFHDPISAFGCAVAEYFVHPWELGHRRAKEMLFTGEPIDAFDAEALGMVNRVVPKADLEAETLALAERIADRPSFGLRLAKRAVNNALDLQGQRAAVEWAFDAHHLAHSHNRERYDNLVDPAGADLIRAEARSRRTRPRAAYLTNPTANADPIEEDHVQRQYTTIVEGGDYFEGARWRDGRWYVSDALKGVVCAFDESGQREDLMHVDALCSGLGWLPDGTLLVVSMKDRTLLARSADGAVRRHADLSGLSPNWINDMYVDSVGRAWVGTIGFAIHEGETPRPGELFRVDPDGTATVAATDLWCPNGVVVTSDGSTLIVAESFAARLTAFSIGADGSLGDRRVFAQFGPAPELAGPAEMIAATELAPDGMTIDSQDHVWVADANHQRCVRVSPTGAVVDEVAHPDGVNVYTCALGGADGRQLLLAAADGFFEAIQGVGGTAALLSTPVDVPA
- a CDS encoding TetR/AcrR family transcriptional regulator; its protein translation is MARRRVTSVQELVNAAARVFERVGYVDATIADIAAEAGVSKPTVYQYVDSKRWLLETIVEQVIYPLRHNIEQILTSDDPARDKLVAFIRVHVESAVTYRTYYAVLTADQHQLSPQALRNYLSWARDVNHATEKLLHECIEAGVIRDDLDIGTSAHLLNGMLSSIARWFHSAGRLTADDLVDQVLGMLSGYIIAPA
- a CDS encoding thiolase family protein; translated protein: MREVMVVGVGMTSFGKHRDRGLAGLATEALEEALTDAGLRDGEQSVGMAYFSNVLAGVLVGQESNRGQHALRDSALRGVPLINVENACASGATALNQAWLSVASGQVDVAVAVGAEKLHIADKSKALGALTTALDQERLDEIQAELGGAGSGSVFMDIYARFATWYMERTGATREDFARVAVKNSQHGAANPKAQYGGGLTLSDVLTGRPVSGPLTVPMCAPMSDGAAAVVVAGRDVARRRPAAPVRILASIVGSGRPGVYGELVPGVARRAFDAAGIEPDDVDVVECHDAAAPAELIVLEELGLCAPGGALDLLRTGQTRIGGRLPVNPSGGLQSKGHPLGATGLAQIVELTEQLRGTAGDRQVAGARIALAENAGGYLGPDAAAATVTILGR
- a CDS encoding SDR family NAD(P)-dependent oxidoreductase, with product MKIENKVVMVVGGASGLGRAVCAEFAAAGGRVAVVDRDGEAARHVAGTLPDALAVQADITAAAPMEQSLDAVLEAFGALHINVNTAGVVTAAKLVSRGRAAELDAFERTVGVNLIGTFNAMRVSAAAMLRNEPENGERGVIVNTASGAAFEGQSGQAAYSASKAGVVGLTLPVARDLAGTGIRINAVAPGLFDTPMSAGLPDPVRAGLLESVLEPKRLGRPNEFARLVRHLVENEYLNGECVRLDAATRLLPR
- a CDS encoding enoyl-CoA hydratase/isomerase family protein codes for the protein MTNTETSHQGADSEVRYEVRHGAAWITLNRPAARNALSHGLLNGISAGLTTAAADPAVRAVVIGAAGSAFCAGADLKRVGAMDDHDNVVGFLKAAAALFDQVAEHPQPVIAAVQGIAVAGGLELVLACDLVVATTDAVFSDGHARYGLFPAAGGATRLPRKIGANRAKQLLFTAESWTAQRMYEAGLVTEVVPADGLVDCVAAIVGRISRHSPLGITGMKRLVDDGSDRPLADALALELAACTEYAKSADFAEGLRAFGERREPKFVGA